In a genomic window of Penaeus chinensis breed Huanghai No. 1 chromosome 30, ASM1920278v2, whole genome shotgun sequence:
- the LOC125041462 gene encoding uncharacterized protein LOC125041462 isoform X1: MTWTNGARRGLLVLISAAVISLLVTYSQDVQRFLPLEAIVQGDATDALTEGEVKPSARPGEEATVATAEKNAERNAHAEKNMKEVATFTATYEPTTADPVSRVRAREKSGVEGASSFGYATLAAGERFESLNARRKAHLLDRCHALEQAQRMPFARGNRIINVKPVLQVCVSPKSGSSSWRKLKKQLRARRLVSRRPLTALSVRHPLARLKSAYRDKFLNGNPVSKYDSTWRAKTQSKQSWKYRWKAYWLPALISRGDIQPSPWLRDRQKKMLRVSNPCMQTLFSTHSLANKMGLEYRSQMGTYVQRFMKASFSFEDFLRHILWCRDHGIMDNHWAPQELNQVFISTLGIVPNQSTIILKPPILTALTIIHCGKYLSFTRMTLTFLAMSSDSGMIGFII; the protein is encoded by the exons AGGTTTTTGCCGCTCGAAGCAATAGTCCAAGGCGACGCAACAGACGCACTGACCGAGGGGGAGGTTAAACCAAGTGCAAGACCCGGAGAGGAAGCAACAGTTGCAACGGCCGAGAAGAACGCAGAAAGAAATGCTCATGccgaaaaaaacatgaaagaagtaGCAACATTTACTGCGACGTACGAACCGACAACGGCCGATCCGGTGTCGCGAGTGAGGGCGCGGGAGAAGAGCGGAGTCGAGGGCGCCTCCTCCTTCGGATACGCGACCCTTGCTGCAGGGGAGAGGTTCGAGTCTCTGAACGCCCGGAGGAAGGCGCATTTGCTGGACAGATGCCACGCGTTGGAACAAGCCCAGAGGATGCCTTTCGCGAGAGGGAATAGGATTATAAACGTAAAACCGGTCCTACAGGTTTGCGTATCGCCGAAG AGCGGCTCGTCATCGTGGCGGAAACTCAAGAAGCAGCTGCGGGCGAGGAGGTTGGTGTCGCGACGCCCCCTGACTGCCCTGAGCGTCAGGCATCCGCTGGCTCGTCTCAAGTCGGCTTACAG AGACAAGTTCCTCAACGGCAACCCCGTCTCAAAATACGACTCAACCTGGAGAGCGAAAACGCAGAGCAAGCAGAGCTGGAAGTACCGCTGGAAGGCTTACTGGCTGCCTGCGCTGATCTCCCGGGGCGACATCCAGCCCTCACCGTGGCTTAGGGACCGCCAAAAGAAGATGCTGAGAGTCTCAAACCCTTGCATGCAGACGCTGTTCTCTACCCACAGCCTTGCCAACAAAATGGGCCTGGAGTACCGGTCTCAAATGGGCACCTACGTTCAGCGCTTCATGAAAGCCTCCTTCAGCTTCGAGGACTTTCTGCGTCACATATTGTGGTGTCGAGACCACGGGATCATGGATAACCACTGGGCGCCCCAGGAATTAAACCAAGTATTTATATCAACACTCGGCATAGTACCAAATCAGTCAACAATAATTCTAAAGCCTCCTATTTTGACAGCGTTAACAATAATACATTGTGGGAAATACTTAAGCTTTACAAGAATGACTTTGACCTTTTTGGCTATGAGCTCTGATTCCGGCATGATTGgttttataatttaa